A window from Solanum stenotomum isolate F172 chromosome 7, ASM1918654v1, whole genome shotgun sequence encodes these proteins:
- the LOC125870485 gene encoding cyclin-T1-3-like isoform X2, whose amino-acid sequence MALAQTYYSQGGPFRGDSRSFYGRNQSRGMVHSSAYNNYNTVDTHLFNSNSSHDVGRNFSEYSYSYDNLIKPEAEPSSKRRKCSTSGWESTGRYSQAPNACKDVPSKQQRTCYNVPLRNSRANDDAYPTLNNNSATTTTTSRPRSDASAPTCSKRDRSWLEDTETDNIFMSKEEIEKCSPSRKDGIDAMHEAHLRYSYCGFLQNLGIRLDLPQTTIGTAMVLCHRFFVRRSHACHDRFLIATAALFLAAKSEETARPLNNILKASCEIFHKQDLAVLSYFLPVDWFEQYRERITEAEQMLLTTLNFELTVQHPYESLTSTLEKLGLSETVLVNLALHLVSEGVYRRISLLSCMIFAGG is encoded by the exons ATGGCTCTCGCCCAGACTTACTATTCACAAGGTGGCCCTTTTCGTGGAGACTCCAGGTCTTTTTATGGCAGAAACCAGAGTAGAGGAATGGTCCATTCCTCTGCTTACAACAATTATAACACTGTTGATACCCATCTTTTCAACTCTAATAGTTCCCATGACGTGGGTAGAAATTTTAGCGAGTATAGCTACAGTTATGATAATCTCATAAAGCCTGAGGCTGAACCTTCTTCGAAGAGGAGGAAGTGCTCAACTTCTGGTTGGGAAAGCACTGGCAGGTACTCTCAAGCACCCAATGCATGTAAAGATGTTCCTTCAAAGCAACAACGCACATGCTATAATGTTCCTTTAAGGAATTCCAGAGCGAATGATGACGCCTATCCAACCCTTAACAATAATTCTGCCACTACTACCACTACTTCTAGACCTCGTTCTGATGCAAGCGCACCCACTTGTTCTAAGCGCGACCGCTCATGGCTTGAAGATACCGAAACTGATAATATCTTTATGTCCAAAGAGGAAATTGAGAAATGCTCTCCATCCAGGAAAGATGGTATTGATGCAATGCATGAAGCACATTTGCGATACTCATATTGTGGTTTCCTTCAGAACCTTGGAATTCGCTTGGACCT GCCACAAACCACTATAGGAACTGCCATGGTTCTGTGTCACCGCTTCTTTGTGAGGCGATCACATGCATGTCATGACAGATTT TTGATTGCTACTGCTGCTCTCTTTCTTGCGGCGAAGTCAGAAGAGACTGCAAGGCCTCTCAACAATATTCTGAAGGCCTCATGTGAAATTTTCCACAAGCAGGATCTTGCAGTTCTATCATATTTTCTACCCGTG GACTGGTTTGAGCAGTACCGTGAACGCATTACTGAGGCTGAACAGATGTTATTGACCACTCTAAATTTTGAACTGACTGTGCAACATCCATATGAATCTCTTACATCCACCCTTGAAAAATTAGGGCTCTCTGAAACAGTGTTGGTGAATCTGGCACTACATCTTGTCAGTGAAGG GGTCTATAGAAGGATTAGCTTGCTCTCCTGTATGATATTTGCTGGCGGTTGA